A genomic region of Microlunatus sagamiharensis contains the following coding sequences:
- the pta gene encoding phosphate acetyltransferase, which produces MSRSVYVASPEGLTGKSAVALGLLDALVREVGSVGVFRPLTTVSAHPGTDERDLIVELLVSQPGVHQAYEDAIGVTYDLAREDPDEALHVIVERFGHLAERFDVVVVLGSDYTDVSTGTELSFNAKVAANLGSPVVLVVHGRGRTPDQVEAAAEGAVAELRANHASTVAVIANRVEPGEVEPTMAALARIPGVLTAAVPESPLLSAPTFGSLVEAADAHLVLGSEAWTGREALGIIVAAMSLPNVLDRLRPDVAVIAPSDRTDLVPGLLLAHQSGTFPTLAGILLTGGYALPDSIRRLAEGVSSELPIALTSLETFATAERLLRVRGPMSKDSPNKIEAARRLFAEQVDAAALLRAIDVSASDVRTPLMFGYQLMERARADRKHIVLPEASDDRILTAADVLLRRGVADLTLLGEENAVRARASTLGLDLDAARVVSPTDPGLVERFAAVYAEARAHKGMTLERAREVVTDISYFGTLMVHLGLADGMVSGAVNTTAHTIRPALELVKTRPGVSTVSSVFLMCLADRVLVYGDCAVIPEPTTEQLADIAVSSAATARQFGIDPRVAMLSYSTGSSGSGADVDKVRAATALVAERAPDLALEGPIQYDAAVDPDVARTKLPGSTVAGRATVFVFPDLNTGNNTYKAVQRSAHAVAIGPVLQGLNKPVNDLSRGALVEDIVNTVAITAVQAQEAGR; this is translated from the coding sequence ATGAGCCGCAGCGTCTACGTCGCGTCGCCGGAGGGCCTGACGGGCAAGTCGGCGGTGGCCCTGGGCCTGCTCGACGCCCTCGTCCGCGAGGTCGGGTCGGTCGGCGTCTTCCGCCCGCTCACCACGGTGAGCGCCCACCCCGGCACCGACGAGCGCGACCTGATCGTCGAGCTGCTCGTCTCCCAGCCCGGGGTCCACCAGGCCTACGAGGACGCGATCGGGGTGACCTACGACCTCGCGCGCGAGGACCCCGACGAGGCGCTGCACGTGATCGTCGAGCGCTTCGGCCACCTCGCCGAGCGCTTCGACGTCGTCGTCGTGCTGGGCTCGGACTACACCGACGTCTCCACCGGGACCGAGCTCTCCTTCAACGCCAAGGTCGCGGCCAACCTCGGCTCGCCGGTCGTTCTCGTGGTCCACGGACGGGGTCGGACGCCCGACCAGGTCGAGGCCGCCGCGGAGGGCGCGGTGGCCGAGCTCCGCGCCAACCACGCCTCGACCGTGGCCGTCATCGCCAACCGGGTCGAGCCGGGCGAGGTCGAGCCGACCATGGCCGCGCTCGCCCGCATCCCGGGGGTGCTGACCGCGGCGGTCCCCGAGAGCCCGCTGCTCTCGGCGCCGACCTTCGGCTCGCTGGTCGAGGCCGCCGACGCGCACCTCGTCCTCGGCAGCGAGGCCTGGACCGGTCGCGAGGCGCTCGGCATCATCGTCGCGGCCATGAGCCTGCCGAACGTGCTGGACCGGCTCCGCCCCGACGTGGCCGTGATCGCCCCGAGCGACCGCACCGACCTGGTGCCCGGCCTCCTGCTCGCGCACCAGTCCGGCACCTTCCCCACCCTCGCCGGCATCCTGCTGACCGGCGGCTACGCGCTGCCCGACTCGATCCGCCGGCTCGCCGAGGGCGTCTCCTCCGAGCTGCCGATCGCGCTGACCAGCCTCGAGACCTTCGCCACCGCGGAGCGGCTGCTCCGGGTGCGCGGCCCGATGAGCAAGGACTCGCCCAACAAGATCGAGGCCGCGCGGCGGCTCTTCGCCGAGCAGGTCGACGCAGCGGCGCTGCTGCGGGCCATCGACGTGTCCGCCTCCGACGTGCGTACGCCGCTGATGTTCGGCTACCAGCTGATGGAGCGGGCCCGGGCCGACCGCAAGCACATCGTGCTGCCGGAGGCGAGCGACGACCGCATCCTCACCGCGGCCGACGTGCTGCTGCGCCGCGGCGTCGCCGACCTCACCCTCCTCGGCGAGGAGAACGCGGTCCGGGCCCGGGCGTCGACGCTCGGCCTCGACCTCGACGCCGCCCGGGTGGTGTCGCCCACCGACCCCGGGCTCGTCGAGCGCTTCGCCGCCGTCTACGCGGAGGCCCGCGCCCACAAGGGCATGACGCTGGAGCGGGCGCGCGAGGTCGTCACCGACATCTCCTACTTCGGCACGCTGATGGTCCACCTCGGCCTGGCCGACGGGATGGTCTCCGGGGCGGTCAACACGACCGCGCACACGATTCGCCCGGCCCTCGAGCTCGTGAAGACCCGCCCCGGCGTCAGCACCGTGTCGAGCGTGTTCCTCATGTGCCTGGCCGACCGCGTCCTCGTCTACGGCGACTGCGCGGTCATCCCGGAGCCGACGACCGAGCAGCTGGCCGACATCGCGGTGTCCTCGGCGGCGACGGCGCGGCAGTTCGGGATCGACCCGCGCGTGGCGATGCTCTCCTACTCCACCGGCAGCTCCGGCTCGGGCGCCGACGTGGACAAGGTCCGCGCGGCGACCGCGCTGGTCGCCGAGCGCGCCCCGGACCTCGCGCTGGAGGGCCCGATCCAGTACGACGCCGCCGTCGACCCCGACGTGGCCCGCACCAAGCTGCCCGGCTCGACCGTGGCCGGCCGGGCGACGGTCTTCGTCTTCCCCGACCTCAACACGGGCAACAACACCTACAAGGCCGTCCAGCGCAGCGCCCACGCCGTCGCGATCGGCCCGGTGCTGCAGGGGCTCAACAAGCCGGTCAACGACCTGTCCCGGGGAGCGCTCGTGGAGGACATCGTGAACACCGTGGCCATCACCGCCGTGCAGGCGCAGGAGGCGGGCCGGTGA
- a CDS encoding serine/threonine-protein kinase, which translates to MVRTPRLEGLTDWRALARGGFAVVWEARQESLDRLVAVKIITRKLDNPEERARFLRESGAAGRMSSHPGIVTVHDAGLLDDDRPYLVMELCTGGSLTRLLKPENRPTQEWVRDLGVRIADALDAAHAQGVLHRDVKPANVLIDAYGHAGLADFGLAVMTDPGMDLEERLEALTPAYAPPEAFAPHSPTKSGDVYSLAATLYALLCGHAPRAVDPDQADPDMTAAQVVMAHLDDPVERLPDVDPRFMDVLMEALDDEPTRRPSAAGFRDALAALELGAPTPALGPELDQPLRAVPAGAGATEAAPVAETPPAEEGDARRRRRRGVLLAAAALVVLLVVTAVALTGRGAPVAAEPGAVTTAGAPSAPDASPSPSPTPTLLAGFTDCSETVGRSAQCGPVPPECFGGVASTFDSLYVASPARCDRTHVYQTFAAAELTTPVVRQSQLDDDPAAKAVCRRALVNDMLPAGERRSDWEVYALPPQTPAEGTLFRCVFGRGERSAPLELTRPG; encoded by the coding sequence GTGGTGAGGACACCGCGGCTCGAGGGGCTCACGGACTGGCGCGCGCTGGCCCGGGGTGGTTTCGCCGTGGTCTGGGAGGCCCGCCAGGAGTCGCTGGACCGTCTCGTCGCGGTCAAGATCATCACCCGCAAGCTCGACAACCCCGAGGAGCGCGCGCGGTTCCTGCGCGAGTCGGGCGCCGCCGGCCGGATGTCCAGCCACCCCGGGATCGTCACCGTGCACGACGCCGGCCTGCTCGACGACGACCGGCCCTACCTGGTCATGGAGCTGTGCACCGGGGGTTCGCTGACGCGGCTGCTCAAGCCCGAGAACCGCCCGACGCAGGAGTGGGTCCGCGACCTCGGTGTCCGGATCGCCGACGCGCTCGACGCCGCCCACGCCCAGGGGGTGCTGCACCGCGACGTCAAGCCCGCGAACGTCCTGATCGACGCCTACGGCCACGCCGGCCTGGCCGACTTCGGGCTCGCGGTGATGACCGACCCGGGGATGGACCTCGAGGAGAGGCTCGAGGCGCTCACCCCGGCGTACGCACCGCCGGAGGCCTTCGCGCCGCACTCGCCGACCAAGAGCGGCGACGTCTACTCCCTCGCCGCGACCCTCTACGCACTGCTCTGCGGCCACGCGCCCCGCGCCGTCGACCCCGACCAGGCCGACCCGGACATGACGGCGGCGCAGGTCGTCATGGCCCACCTCGACGACCCGGTCGAGCGGCTGCCGGACGTCGACCCGCGGTTCATGGACGTGCTGATGGAGGCCCTCGACGACGAGCCCACGCGCCGGCCGTCCGCGGCCGGGTTCCGGGACGCGCTCGCGGCGCTCGAGCTCGGCGCGCCGACGCCCGCCCTGGGGCCGGAGCTCGACCAGCCGCTCCGTGCGGTCCCGGCCGGTGCGGGCGCGACGGAGGCGGCGCCGGTCGCGGAGACCCCGCCCGCCGAGGAGGGCGACGCGCGTCGGAGGCGGCGCCGCGGCGTCCTGCTCGCGGCCGCGGCCCTCGTGGTGCTGCTCGTCGTCACCGCCGTCGCCCTCACCGGGCGCGGCGCCCCCGTCGCCGCCGAGCCGGGGGCGGTCACGACCGCCGGTGCCCCCAGCGCGCCGGACGCGTCGCCCTCGCCGAGCCCGACGCCGACCCTGCTCGCCGGCTTCACCGACTGCTCCGAGACGGTCGGGCGCTCCGCCCAGTGCGGGCCCGTCCCGCCCGAGTGCTTCGGCGGCGTCGCCTCGACCTTCGACAGCCTCTACGTCGCGAGCCCCGCCCGTTGCGACCGGACGCACGTCTACCAGACCTTCGCCGCGGCGGAGCTGACCACGCCGGTCGTCCGCCAGTCCCAGCTCGACGACGACCCGGCGGCCAAGGCCGTCTGCCGCCGCGCCCTGGTCAACGACATGCTGCCCGCCGGCGAGCGCCGCAGCGACTGGGAGGTCTACGCCCTCCCGCCGCAGACGCCGGCCGAGGGCACGCTCTTCCGCTGCGTCTTCGGACGCGGGGAGCGCAGCGCGCCGCTGGAGCTCACCCGCCCGGGCTGA
- a CDS encoding deoxyribonuclease IV, with the protein MTQLLVGGHGDHVDPVAEAEARDAGLAQFFLGDPQAWKGPQVAYEGGAEALRKAAADADVTLYVHAPYVLNVATTNNRIRIPSRKFLQQHLDAAAEVGAAGLVVHGGHVLKADDPAQGFDNWRKCVERLELSVPLLIENTAGGDNAMARHLERLDELWNAVGDGGGAGVGFCLDTCHAHAAGEDLDGLVDRVRAITGRIDLVHANDSRDAAGSGADRHTNLGAGQVDPDALVAVVREAGAPVVVETPGGPEGQAADIAWLRERLG; encoded by the coding sequence ATGACGCAGCTGCTGGTCGGTGGGCACGGGGACCACGTCGACCCGGTCGCGGAGGCCGAGGCCCGCGACGCCGGCCTGGCGCAGTTCTTCCTCGGCGACCCGCAGGCCTGGAAGGGCCCGCAGGTCGCGTACGAGGGCGGCGCCGAGGCCCTCCGCAAGGCCGCGGCCGACGCCGACGTGACGCTCTACGTCCACGCGCCGTACGTCCTCAACGTGGCGACGACGAACAACCGGATCCGGATCCCCAGCCGCAAGTTCCTCCAGCAGCACCTCGACGCCGCGGCGGAGGTCGGCGCCGCGGGCCTCGTGGTCCACGGCGGCCACGTGCTCAAGGCCGACGACCCGGCGCAGGGCTTCGACAACTGGCGCAAGTGCGTCGAGCGGCTCGAGCTGTCGGTGCCGCTGCTGATCGAGAACACCGCGGGCGGGGACAACGCCATGGCGCGCCACCTCGAGCGGCTCGACGAGCTGTGGAACGCGGTCGGCGACGGCGGAGGGGCGGGCGTCGGCTTCTGCCTCGACACCTGCCACGCGCACGCCGCGGGCGAGGACCTCGACGGACTGGTCGACCGCGTGCGCGCGATCACCGGCCGCATCGACCTCGTGCACGCCAACGACTCGCGCGACGCCGCCGGCTCGGGCGCGGACCGCCACACCAACCTCGGCGCGGGCCAGGTCGACCCCGACGCGCTCGTCGCCGTGGTGCGCGAGGCCGGCGCCCCGGTCGTGGTCGAGACGCCCGGCGGCCCCGAGGGCCAGGCGGCGGACATCGCGTGGCTGCGGGAGCGGCTCGGCTGA
- a CDS encoding GNAT family N-acetyltransferase: MITSRPLEQADLEAAVALVHADDRRWFGEPVLAVEDVRAEWNRPGFDLATASEGWFDDEAPAGEQALVALATLTRRGDLVVAVDQAWEGAGLEEALLQRWEDEAHRWGLPTLHRDLPADDVEGLARLAGRGWQVEEEGWILRLEPSAPLEATSLPSGYAVRPVTEADLPEVHRVVMEAFAQYGPSRPYEDWCSGMVERPDVTLRHWRLATHGGEVVGACLMQDPLGAGEGEAWVSQLAVVPDHRRRGLARELLVQVALAARERGVARLGLFTYEATGALGLYERVGMRVVHRLRTCTLDL, encoded by the coding sequence GTGATCACGTCCCGACCGCTCGAGCAGGCCGACCTCGAGGCGGCCGTCGCGCTCGTCCACGCCGACGACCGGCGCTGGTTCGGCGAACCGGTCCTCGCGGTCGAGGACGTGCGCGCCGAGTGGAACCGTCCCGGCTTCGACCTCGCGACCGCCAGCGAGGGCTGGTTCGACGACGAGGCGCCCGCGGGCGAGCAGGCGCTGGTGGCCCTCGCCACGCTCACCCGCCGCGGCGACCTCGTGGTGGCCGTGGACCAGGCATGGGAGGGGGCGGGGCTGGAGGAGGCGCTGCTGCAGCGGTGGGAGGACGAGGCCCACCGCTGGGGGCTGCCCACGCTGCACCGCGACCTGCCCGCCGACGACGTCGAGGGGCTCGCGCGCCTGGCCGGTCGGGGGTGGCAGGTCGAGGAGGAGGGGTGGATCCTGCGGCTCGAGCCCTCCGCCCCGCTGGAGGCCACCTCGCTGCCGAGCGGGTACGCGGTGCGCCCCGTGACCGAGGCCGACCTCCCCGAGGTCCACCGGGTGGTGATGGAGGCCTTCGCCCAGTACGGCCCGAGCCGTCCCTACGAGGACTGGTGCAGCGGGATGGTCGAGCGCCCCGACGTGACCCTTCGGCACTGGCGCCTCGCCACGCACGGCGGCGAGGTGGTGGGGGCGTGCCTGATGCAGGACCCGCTGGGCGCGGGCGAGGGGGAGGCGTGGGTCTCGCAGCTGGCCGTGGTGCCGGACCACCGGCGCCGCGGCCTGGCCCGCGAGCTGCTCGTGCAGGTCGCGCTCGCGGCCCGCGAGCGGGGCGTGGCGCGGCTCGGCCTCTTCACCTACGAGGCCACCGGCGCGCTCGGCCTCTACGAGCGGGTGGGGATGCGCGTCGTCCACCGGCTGCGCACCTGCACCCTCGACCTCTGA
- the rpsF gene encoding 30S ribosomal protein S6 — protein sequence MRPYEVMVIFDPDTDERQVQPTLDQHLTVVTKGGGSVSNVEVWGRRRLAYEIRKKSEGIYVVLTLTATPDDVKELDRQFTLNESIMRTKVLRADAR from the coding sequence ATGCGTCCTTACGAGGTCATGGTCATCTTCGACCCCGACACCGACGAGCGTCAGGTCCAGCCGACGCTCGACCAGCACCTGACCGTCGTCACCAAGGGTGGCGGCAGCGTCAGCAACGTGGAGGTCTGGGGCCGGCGCCGCCTGGCCTACGAGATCCGCAAGAAGTCCGAGGGCATCTACGTCGTCCTCACGCTCACCGCGACGCCGGACGACGTCAAGGAGCTGGACCGCCAGTTCACGCTCAACGAGTCGATCATGCGGACGAAGGTCCTCCGGGCCGACGCCCGCTGA
- a CDS encoding single-stranded DNA-binding protein, with product MAGETPITLIGNLTADPELRFTPSGAAVANFTVASTPRTFDRQTNEWRDGDAMFLNCAVWRQAAENVAESLQKGMRVIVSGRLKSRSYETREGEKRTVFEVDVDEIGPALRYATAKVTRTSSNGGQGGGGGGGYGGGGQGGGGGRSSGGGGQGGGGGSFGGDPWATGGGSGGGSRGGQQSGGDDPWATPQNDEPPF from the coding sequence ATGGCAGGCGAGACACCCATCACGCTGATCGGCAACCTGACGGCCGACCCCGAGCTGCGCTTCACCCCGTCCGGGGCGGCGGTCGCGAACTTCACGGTCGCGTCCACCCCGCGCACGTTCGACCGTCAGACCAACGAGTGGCGCGACGGCGACGCGATGTTCCTCAACTGCGCCGTCTGGCGGCAGGCCGCGGAGAACGTGGCCGAGTCCCTCCAGAAGGGCATGCGCGTCATCGTCTCCGGCCGGCTGAAGTCCCGCAGCTACGAGACCCGCGAGGGTGAGAAGCGCACGGTCTTCGAGGTCGACGTGGACGAGATCGGTCCGGCGCTGCGCTACGCCACGGCCAAGGTCACCCGCACCTCCAGCAACGGAGGCCAGGGCGGCGGCGGCGGTGGCGGGTACGGCGGCGGCGGCCAGGGTGGCGGCGGTGGCCGCTCCTCCGGCGGCGGCGGCCAGGGTGGCGGCGGGGGCTCCTTCGGGGGCGACCCGTGGGCCACCGGCGGCGGCTCCGGCGGAGGCTCGCGTGGCGGGCAGCAGTCCGGTGGCGACGACCCCTGGGCCACCCCGCAGAACGACGAGCCGCCGTTCTGA
- the rpsR gene encoding 30S ribosomal protein S18 — MANDRSSKREKPIKKKSNPLRKGQVIDYKDTATLRKFISERGKIRARRVTGLSVQDQRKVAIAIKNAREVALLPYASTAR; from the coding sequence ATGGCCAACGACCGCTCCAGCAAGCGCGAGAAGCCGATCAAGAAGAAGTCGAACCCGCTCCGCAAGGGACAGGTCATCGACTACAAGGACACCGCGACCCTGCGGAAGTTCATCTCCGAGCGCGGCAAGATCCGCGCCCGTCGCGTGACCGGGCTGTCCGTCCAGGACCAGCGCAAGGTCGCGATCGCCATCAAGAACGCCCGCGAGGTCGCGCTGCTGCCGTACGCCTCGACGGCTCGCTGA
- the rplI gene encoding 50S ribosomal protein L9, with the protein MKLILTAAVDNLGLAGDVVEVKDGYGRNYLVPRGFAIRWTRGGEKQIDGIKRSRDAREIRGLDHANEVRTQIEGLDVTITERAGENGTLFGAVTAAEVAAAIKKAGGPSVDKRSVRIEKPIKAVGTHTVGVRLHDAVTAHIRLAVNAG; encoded by the coding sequence ATGAAGCTCATCCTGACTGCCGCCGTCGACAACCTCGGCCTCGCCGGGGACGTCGTCGAGGTCAAGGACGGCTACGGCCGCAACTACCTCGTCCCGCGCGGCTTCGCCATCCGGTGGACCCGCGGCGGCGAGAAGCAGATCGACGGCATCAAGCGGAGCCGGGACGCGCGGGAGATCCGCGGTCTCGACCACGCCAACGAGGTCCGGACCCAGATCGAGGGTCTCGACGTCACCATCACCGAGCGCGCCGGCGAGAACGGCACCCTCTTCGGCGCCGTCACCGCCGCCGAGGTCGCCGCGGCGATCAAGAAGGCCGGCGGCCCGTCGGTCGACAAGCGCTCGGTGCGCATCGAGAAGCCGATCAAGGCGGTGGGCACCCACACCGTGGGCGTCCGCCTGCACGACGCGGTCACCGCGCACATCCGGCTCGCGGTCAACGCGGGCTGA
- a CDS encoding cupin domain-containing protein produces MARPELAELLDLAPHPEGGWFRRTWTSGVPVRPPGAGHERPTATAIHYLLCTGEESRWHVVTSDELWLHQRGGPLELRLGGTGPAPGEATVVVLGPDLEHGQHLQVLVPAGTWQAAGPAGADALVSCVVSPGFDFADWRLAEPGDQPRR; encoded by the coding sequence GTGGCCCGCCCGGAGCTCGCGGAGCTGCTCGACCTGGCCCCGCACCCCGAGGGCGGATGGTTCCGTCGCACGTGGACGAGCGGCGTCCCCGTACGCCCGCCCGGCGCCGGGCACGAGCGGCCCACGGCGACCGCCATCCACTACCTGCTCTGCACCGGCGAGGAGTCGCGCTGGCACGTCGTGACCAGCGACGAGCTGTGGCTGCACCAGCGCGGCGGGCCGCTGGAGCTGCGGCTCGGGGGCACGGGCCCTGCGCCCGGGGAGGCGACGGTCGTCGTGCTCGGCCCCGACCTCGAGCACGGTCAGCACCTCCAGGTCCTGGTCCCCGCCGGCACCTGGCAGGCGGCCGGGCCGGCCGGGGCCGACGCGCTGGTGTCCTGCGTGGTGAGCCCGGGCTTCGACTTCGCCGACTGGCGCCTCGCCGAGCCCGGGGACCAGCCCCGGCGCTAG
- a CDS encoding aminoglycoside phosphotransferase family protein — MRTPTRHVILRWLGPDHPHVTDAADWVQREALGCRLTEGTRVPSPTLIASDPNGAATGGWANLTTFLPGLVRLDRLGPPAVDALAALAVAVHAVEVAGTAERPRPFNDWVPRDVAVPAWASRPALWAEAIERCAAPPPATPFHFVHRDFHPGNVLWEGDAVTGLIDWAESAWGPSDLDVAHACANFAMLHTVDDALAFRAAYEGHGGRLDPDPDARRYWVCLDAIAFLPEPMPIVSELVRRRPDLDHAGVHRRLEDVLEVALRG, encoded by the coding sequence GTGCGCACCCCCACGCGGCACGTGATCCTGCGCTGGCTGGGGCCGGACCACCCCCACGTCACCGACGCGGCCGACTGGGTGCAGCGCGAGGCGCTGGGCTGCCGGCTCACCGAGGGGACGCGCGTCCCGTCGCCCACCCTGATCGCGAGCGACCCGAACGGTGCCGCGACCGGCGGGTGGGCCAACCTGACGACGTTCCTGCCCGGGCTGGTCCGGCTCGACCGGCTCGGACCTCCCGCGGTCGACGCCCTGGCCGCGCTCGCCGTCGCCGTGCACGCGGTCGAGGTGGCCGGGACGGCCGAGCGGCCCCGGCCCTTCAACGACTGGGTCCCGCGCGACGTCGCCGTCCCGGCCTGGGCCTCCCGCCCCGCGCTGTGGGCCGAGGCGATCGAACGGTGCGCCGCACCGCCGCCCGCCACGCCCTTCCACTTCGTCCACCGCGACTTCCACCCCGGCAACGTGCTGTGGGAGGGCGACGCCGTCACCGGGCTGATCGACTGGGCGGAGTCGGCCTGGGGCCCGTCCGACCTCGACGTGGCCCACGCCTGCGCCAACTTCGCCATGCTGCACACCGTCGACGACGCGCTCGCCTTCCGGGCCGCGTACGAGGGCCACGGCGGCCGGCTCGACCCCGACCCGGACGCCCGGCGCTACTGGGTCTGCCTGGACGCGATCGCCTTCCTGCCCGAGCCGATGCCGATCGTCTCGGAGCTCGTGCGCCGGCGCCCGGACCTCGACCACGCAGGCGTGCACCGCCGGCTGGAGGACGTGCTCGAGGTCGCGCTGCGCGGCTGA
- a CDS encoding EcsC family protein — MPTAQEVGRAIARGIAPVARSVSPGAAGGALRRVLELAIDGPGRLPGARTVAAKHLQRHGGSVDDAIDSLVAHHVRLASAQGFVTNLGGLAALPVAIPANLTGVAVVQVRMVAAVAHLRGYDVNDLRVRTALVMCLLGGDEVAKRIGDGSLPTSPMAVATAPVFDAALDRQVAEAVLADLMSRIGGKNLALVVTRRVPLLGGGVGAVVDGMATHQIGAYAKAELLRRRALSH; from the coding sequence ATGCCCACTGCACAAGAGGTCGGACGCGCCATCGCGCGCGGGATCGCCCCGGTCGCCCGCAGCGTCAGCCCGGGAGCCGCGGGCGGCGCCCTGCGCCGCGTGCTCGAGCTCGCCATCGACGGCCCCGGCCGCCTGCCCGGCGCCCGGACCGTCGCCGCCAAGCACCTGCAGCGCCACGGCGGTTCGGTCGACGACGCCATCGACTCGCTGGTGGCCCACCACGTGCGCCTCGCCTCGGCCCAGGGCTTCGTCACCAACCTCGGCGGCCTGGCTGCGCTGCCCGTGGCCATCCCGGCCAACCTCACCGGAGTGGCCGTCGTCCAGGTGCGGATGGTGGCCGCCGTCGCGCACCTGCGCGGCTACGACGTCAACGACCTGCGCGTGCGCACGGCGCTGGTCATGTGCCTGCTCGGCGGGGACGAGGTCGCCAAGCGGATCGGTGACGGTTCGCTGCCGACGTCGCCGATGGCCGTGGCCACCGCGCCCGTCTTCGACGCCGCCCTCGACCGCCAGGTCGCGGAGGCCGTGCTGGCCGACCTCATGAGCCGCATCGGGGGCAAGAACCTCGCCCTCGTCGTCACCCGCCGCGTCCCGCTCCTCGGCGGCGGCGTCGGGGCCGTCGTCGACGGGATGGCGACCCACCAGATCGGCGCCTACGCCAAGGCCGAGCTGCTGCGCCGCCGCGCGCTCTCCCACTGA
- the aat gene encoding leucyl/phenylalanyl-tRNA--protein transferase, whose translation MTARPRRAVGPFGAPESWPDDDLVAVSHDIDGDLTLAAYASGVFPMPLQTGLMGWWSPVARGVLPLEGLRVTRSLRKTMRRYEIRVDTAFPAVLAACADLSRPHGWIDEQIAEVYLELHDRGVVHSVESWADDELVGGLYGVSLGGLFAGESMFHHPERGRDASKAALVGLVELLRGGAEDGTAPDASPRLLDVQWRTDHLESLGVVELDRPVYLRRLAGALTLPGPDWGTAPAWTPVG comes from the coding sequence GTGACGGCGCGCCCCCGGCGCGCGGTCGGGCCCTTCGGCGCGCCCGAGAGCTGGCCCGACGACGACCTCGTCGCGGTGTCGCACGACATCGACGGCGACCTCACCCTCGCCGCGTACGCGTCCGGGGTGTTCCCGATGCCGCTGCAGACCGGGCTGATGGGCTGGTGGTCGCCCGTCGCGCGCGGCGTCCTGCCCCTCGAGGGCCTCCGGGTGACCCGGTCGCTGCGCAAGACGATGCGCCGCTACGAGATCCGGGTCGACACCGCCTTCCCGGCGGTCCTGGCCGCCTGCGCCGACCTGAGCAGGCCGCACGGCTGGATCGACGAGCAGATCGCCGAGGTCTACCTCGAGCTCCACGACCGCGGGGTCGTGCACTCCGTCGAGTCGTGGGCCGACGACGAGCTGGTCGGCGGGCTGTACGGGGTGAGCCTCGGCGGCCTCTTCGCCGGGGAGTCGATGTTCCACCACCCCGAGCGCGGGCGCGACGCGTCGAAGGCGGCGCTCGTCGGGCTCGTCGAGCTGCTGCGCGGCGGAGCGGAGGACGGCACGGCGCCCGACGCCTCCCCGCGGCTGCTCGACGTGCAGTGGCGCACCGACCACCTCGAGAGCCTCGGCGTGGTCGAGCTGGACCGCCCCGTGTACCTCCGCCGGCTGGCCGGGGCGCTCACGCTGCCGGGGCCGGACTGGGGGACCGCTCCCGCCTGGACCCCGGTGGGATGA
- a CDS encoding Fpg/Nei family DNA glycosylase, with amino-acid sequence MPEMPEVESLARFLRERCVGHTIADVELAAFSALKTYDPPLSALRGLEIDDVTRHGKFIDVSAQGLHLVFHLARAGWLRWSEELPTAPARPGKGPLALRLRLDDGSGFNLTEAGTQRKLAVHVVPDPQSIAMVATLGPEPLDHAFDRATLDALLDHAGRAQLKGVLKDQRVIAGIGNAYSDEILHAARMSPFKPASSLTDEERDTLLAAIKGELTGAVARAEGLAAKDLKAEKKSGMRVHGRAGETCPVCGDTVAEVSFADSSLQYCPTCQTGGKKLADRRLSKLLR; translated from the coding sequence GTGCCCGAGATGCCCGAGGTCGAGTCGCTCGCGCGCTTCCTCCGCGAGCGCTGCGTCGGCCACACCATCGCCGACGTCGAGCTGGCCGCGTTCAGCGCGCTGAAGACGTACGACCCGCCGCTGTCGGCCCTCCGCGGGCTCGAGATCGACGACGTCACCCGGCACGGCAAGTTCATCGACGTCTCCGCGCAGGGGCTGCACCTGGTCTTCCACCTGGCGCGCGCCGGCTGGCTGCGCTGGAGCGAGGAGCTGCCCACCGCGCCCGCCCGCCCCGGCAAGGGACCGCTCGCGCTGCGGCTGCGCCTGGACGACGGGTCGGGGTTCAACCTCACGGAGGCCGGCACCCAACGCAAGCTCGCGGTTCACGTCGTCCCCGACCCACAGTCGATCGCCATGGTCGCCACCCTCGGGCCCGAGCCGCTCGACCACGCCTTCGACCGCGCCACCCTCGACGCCCTGCTCGACCACGCCGGGCGCGCGCAGCTCAAGGGCGTGCTCAAGGACCAGCGCGTCATCGCCGGCATCGGCAACGCCTACTCCGACGAGATCCTGCACGCGGCGAGGATGAGCCCCTTCAAGCCGGCCAGCTCGCTGACCGACGAGGAGCGCGACACCCTCCTCGCCGCCATCAAGGGCGAGCTGACCGGGGCGGTCGCCCGCGCCGAGGGGCTCGCGGCCAAGGACCTCAAGGCCGAGAAGAAGTCGGGCATGCGGGTCCACGGCCGCGCCGGTGAGACCTGCCCGGTGTGCGGAGACACGGTCGCGGAGGTGTCGTTCGCCGACTCCTCGCTGCAGTACTGCCCGACCTGCCAGACCGGCGGCAAGAAGCTGGCCGACCGCCGGCTGTCCAAGCTGCTGCGCTGA